Genomic window (Syntrophorhabdaceae bacterium):
ATGTCCTCTCCTCAATAAATACATCGCTGTATATGCCGTGGCCTGACATTAAGGCCTTGAGCACCCTCTTTTCATCGAACACGGGCAACCTCTCTGAGTTCAATGCCACAGTTAAGCATATCGTTCACAATCCCCTGTATATCATCTTCAAAGTCAGAAGAATAGATCAACTCTATCAGACCGTCCTTTCCGTCGATTACGGAAAAGATGCCCAGGTCTTCGTAGGACTCCAGTATGGCCTTAAAAAACCCTATGCCGTCGCGATTGATAATGAATCGTCTTGCCTGCTCCATTTTCGCTCTCGACATGATCCCCACCCGGAATCGATCTTCTTCTTCTGCCTCGCTTGCCACCTGAAATTCGAAATCCTCTTCATGGTCCGCTAAGCATCTCAATGAAGGCTTCGATCCGCAGTTTTGTCCGCGCATCAAGTTTTCTCGGCAAATCGCCCTCGATCGTTATGATCGGGACGTCGAGGACATCTCTCAGTATAACATCTTCTATGGCCCTGTAGCAAAAGGCCTGAACATAGTGGATCATGCCTTTGATGTTGCGCCGCGCTATCTCCTTACGAACATCATCGAGTCTTGCAAAGACTCCATAAGGGTACGTATAGTCGAGATACCTCTTAACAATGTCGGTCGATTCGTACGGCAATGAAAATTGTCTCTGCGTCTCGTTATAGACCACCTGCCCTCCCACGGTCTCGATGAATTCATAGAGATCGGTGAGTATGGGCGGTACCCCCATGTATCCGATACGTACGCCGCTTAACTTTTTCCTTCCATGGATTTTAGCCATGAAGGCCTCTGCCATGTCCTGATATCGCTCGTAGTCGCCGAGCATATCGGAGGCCCTGACGAGCCAGAGGTGGTTCTCGCCGCCGGTCACACGGCCTTCTCTCCAGGTCATCTCATCGATCGCGACAAGACTCTTACGGACTAACCTCATCCCATTTTCCACTCCGGGAAGCTTGCCGGGATCGACTGCAAGCTCATTCGCCAGCTTATCGATCTCGCGGGCAAGCACCTCTCGATCCCTGTCGTAGGGAAATGAGAAGGGTATGGTACGAATCCCCCGGTACCGCAATATCTCGGCTAAGGCCTGGGTGTTGCTGCAATCGCCTTCCATCACGGTAATCACGGCGTCGATGCGACGCTCCATGACCACGCCATATATGCCCTTCACCCAGTTGCACATGCTTTTAGGAAAACCATCTGCCTCTGCCCGATCGATGAAACGTCCGGGATTTTCGTCGGTGATAAAGATATTGTTAAGATCTAAGGGCCGGTGTCCCGCCGCGAATACAAGCTCTACCGGTATGGTTGTGGTAAATCCAATCGTCGCTTTTTCCGCTTTTTTCATGTTTCTACAGTTGTACGCTATTTATGTTTGTGGTCTATAATGCGCTTAAGTTCCATCTTGAACTCTTCATCCTCTTTCTTCTCTCGCAATAATCTGCGGCCTTTCTCATTTAGATAACGCTGGCCCTTGACTTCGCTATTTTGCAGGGAATCGGCCCACGCTCTTATCTGGCGAGAAATTCCCTCGGCAGATAGTTTCAAATTTGAAATTTCTAATCTCACATTTTGAAAGGCTGCAAGCCTTTCAAGGAGGCAGAGCATGGATCGCGTCTCTCCTGCCGAACCACGGGCGATATACAGAAACATCAGAAGCTCCTGGGTCGTGCCGCGCTCAAAACCTTCGGCGATGTTGTTCGACACAGAGGCCGCCGCTCGCTCTATTTGATCGCGCAAGCTGTATCGTTTCTTGAACTGCTCCCTCTCCGTCAGTTCATAGACCTTTTCCGCGAGATCAACCGCAGCCTGCCACACCGGCAAATCTTCGAACCTTTCGTACGTCAATAGGCCTCCCTTTGTCCTCCCCGTGGTCGGAATTCCAGATTTGAAATTTCAAATTTCGAATTCTCTCGTCCCCTTGATTCTCCTCATTTCCCAATCCCAATCTTAAATATTTTCGCGTCACGCGGTTCTTTCATTTGAAATCTTAAATTTCAAATTGTTCTTCTATTCCCGGATAGAGCCCGTCGATCTTTTCCTGCACTACGAGTGTCCCTGCAATTGCCCTCACCACCCGGCAGTAGTGCCTGATATCCGAGGGTAAGCTGCCTCCCCCTCCTGTCTTTGAGCCACTTCTCTGAGAGGGCGGAATAGTAGCTCTCTTCCCGCGCATCACCCATGCCGGCGGTTTCCGCGATATTTCTCAAATAGGTCTTTAACATGAGGCTTGAAAACAATTTTAAATTGTTACGAAGAGTTTTACAAATACTTTCTCCGTGGCCCTTTTAGTCTGAAATTTCAAATTTCAAATGTTCTATCTGTGGAGCCTCTCGTACATGTCAACGAAGGTCTCCGGCTCTATCTCTTCAGCGCGAATCGAGGGAGAAAAAGAAAGCGCCTTATAGAGCGCAGCGACGCGGTCTTCGTCATAATGCTTGAGAAGGGCATGCCTGAGATACTTGCGTTTGTTCTCAAAACACCGTCTCACGAAGCTCATGAAAGCGCGGTCGATGTGCCCCGTCTTATCCTTAAAGATCATGGAGAAATATGTGCTCTCCACTTTGGGAGGGGGAATAAAGAGGCCTGCCTTCAAGGTGAGGAGCACCTTTACGTCCGCCACGAGCCGGCAGACGACCGACAGAGCTCCGTAGGAGCGTGAATGGGACAGACTCACCACTCTCTGACCGATTTCTTTCTGTGTGGTGAGATATGCACTATGAATTGAGGCCCGCTCCTCTATGAGTTTGAAGAGGATGGGACCAGTAATGCCGTATGGGATATTTCCCAGAACCTTTATCTTCCTGCCCTCGGCAAACCGGGCAAGTTCTACGCGGAGCACATCGGCGAAGATAACGCGTAAGTTTGGTTGGTCCCGCTTTAATGATTCGAGATGATCCTTAAAGGAGGTATCAAGCTCTACGGCAAAGACTTTGCCCGCCTTTTCGCATATGGCCC
Coding sequences:
- a CDS encoding DUF4911 domain-containing protein, with the translated sequence MSRAKMEQARRFIINRDGIGFFKAILESYEDLGIFSVIDGKDGLIELIYSSDFEDDIQGIVNDMLNCGIELREVARVR
- a CDS encoding 2-hydroxyacyl-CoA dehydratase, translated to MKKAEKATIGFTTTIPVELVFAAGHRPLDLNNIFITDENPGRFIDRAEADGFPKSMCNWVKGIYGVVMERRIDAVITVMEGDCSNTQALAEILRYRGIRTIPFSFPYDRDREVLAREIDKLANELAVDPGKLPGVENGMRLVRKSLVAIDEMTWREGRVTGGENHLWLVRASDMLGDYERYQDMAEAFMAKIHGRKKLSGVRIGYMGVPPILTDLYEFIETVGGQVVYNETQRQFSLPYESTDIVKRYLDYTYPYGVFARLDDVRKEIARRNIKGMIHYVQAFCYRAIEDVILRDVLDVPIITIEGDLPRKLDARTKLRIEAFIEMLSGP
- a CDS encoding four helix bundle protein; amino-acid sequence: MTYERFEDLPVWQAAVDLAEKVYELTEREQFKKRYSLRDQIERAAASVSNNIAEGFERGTTQELLMFLYIARGSAGETRSMLCLLERLAAFQNVRLEISNLKLSAEGISRQIRAWADSLQNSEVKGQRYLNEKGRRLLREKKEDEEFKMELKRIIDHKHK
- the rsmA gene encoding 16S rRNA (adenine(1518)-N(6)/adenine(1519)-N(6))-dimethyltransferase RsmA, with the protein product MLKKSLSQNLIKDKKILEKMVRLADIAEDDVVVEIGAGQGDFTRAICEKAGKVFAVELDTSFKDHLESLKRDQPNLRVIFADVLRVELARFAEGRKIKVLGNIPYGITGPILFKLIEERASIHSAYLTTQKEIGQRVVSLSHSRSYGALSVVCRLVADVKVLLTLKAGLFIPPPKVESTYFSMIFKDKTGHIDRAFMSFVRRCFENKRKYLRHALLKHYDEDRVAALYKALSFSPSIRAEEIEPETFVDMYERLHR